GATGACGATTTAGAATTGAGCAAAAGTAATGTATTAGTCGTTGGTCCATCTGGTTCCGGTAAGACTCTACTGGCCACTACTTTGGCAAGGGTCCTAGATGTTCCTATTTCCATCACGGATTGTACACAGTTGACTCAAGCTGGTTACATTGGTGAAGATGTTGAAGTCTGCATTGAAAGACTGCTTGTTAGTGCTGATTACGATGTTGCAAAGGCTGAAAAAGGTATTATCGTTCTTGATGAGATTGATAAGCTGGCTAAACCTGCAGCAAGTATTGGTACCAAGGATGTCTCAGGTGAAGGTGTCCAACAATCGCTACTAAAGATCATAGAAGGTCATAAAGTCGAAATTACTGTCAAGCGTCCCGTAAAGGAGGATTCTGATGACAAAAATAACAAGTCAACGACCAAGAAGGATGAAACTTTTGTAGTGGATACCtccaatattttattcatGATTATGGGTGCCTTCGTTGGTCTAGATAAACATATTGTCAAGagaatcaataaattgaagaatattgaGCCCGAATCAGAGAAGGATGACCAACAAAATATAAGATTCAGTAATACAATAGAAGAAGTTGAGTTGGATAATGGGAAGAAAGTTCCAGCTCTCAATTTAACCACTCCTACAGATCTCGTGAGTTTTGGTTTAATTCCTGAATTAATAGGAAGAGTGCCAATTGTTACCGCGTTACAGCCATTACAAAGAGAAGATTTATTCCATATCTTGAAAGAACCCAAGAATGCCTTAGTGGATcaatatgaatatatttttaaacaGTTTGGAGTTAGACTATGCATTACGGAGAAAGCCTTGAAAAAAGTTGCTCAATTTGCCTTAAAGGAGGGAACAGGAGCAAGAGGATTGAGAGGTATTATGGAAAGAATTCTTTTGAACGTCAATTACGAATGTCCCGAATCTGGGATCTCATATGTTcttattaatgaaaaaacaGTTGATTCATTGCAGCAAACAGAATACTCTTTGGCAACTCATGTTGAAGCCAAATATTATTCTCGGGGCCAAAGAGATGAATTAATACGTGATGTCTATGAAGAGGATAAGACATTAGGAGCTGTACTAGATAAGCAATTTGGTAGAACTCCTGCATTAAGGAAGGCtgaatattcaaaataagTTTATAAACGTTTTAGATAGAAATGTAATGTAATAAGGATAGATAATAATGTAACGTTAATGAGGAAACTCCATGTTAGATTAAGAATgtgaaatatataatagCTAGGTTATTTATAGGCCTGTCTTTTGGGTTTTTGTGCAACAATATAAAGAGTTCTGAAACATCCTGCGTTATCATCAATCTTACCCCAATGCTCTTTAACATACCTATCGAATAGTGTCGTCGGATCTAGCCCCTTTGGAGGATTGGCACCATCAGGAAGTTGTCTCCTTAGAGTGTAATCCCAATTTTGCAAAAATACGAACTCATCTAGACACCCCATATCATCTTTGAAATCACCTGTCTTTAAACTTAATACAGTTGATTTAATACCTGTAAATCCTACCTCCTTGAAACTCTTGGTCATATGCTTTGTTGGATGAATATGAAGCCCTTTATTAATGGCCTCCAATGTCATTGCATCAAAACTTTTGTCTCTTTCCAATGTCGTTTCGAAAAGTGTGTCATCATCCGTGTCATTTTGTTCCCTATACGAGTTTGAAACTTTAATGTCTGCAACAATTGCTGTTATGTATCCACCAGGGATTATGCATCTATACATTTCTCTCAACAATGCTCTCCACTTATTATAGGTTAGGTTTGTCCAAATTCCAGGACATGATATAGTGGGAATAGAATCTGTCTTAAAGGGTAATCTTATTTGTAAAAATTCTTTACCATAAAGGAGTGCATTTTTTTCATGTGATTTAAAATTCGATGATTCTTTACTTCTGGAACTTagtgataatgaagaatcatCAGATTCAGTAGTTTGCACTTGTAATAATTTACCATCCCCAGGCAGTATATATTGAGTGGGTAATATAACTCTTTGGTAATTACTCAATGCTTTGCAAAAGTAATCCTCGAGCCAGATATTTTGgttattttcattttgatCCCCTGTTGACATCGTCTTTTCCGATATTATAGATCCAGCAGAAGTTGGAGTCACTGAAGATGCAGGTAAAGTTAATTGAGAATGCttccttttgaaaaaattcaacATTCCTGATTTCCTTGTATTTTTATTCCTAccttttttatttctttttgaaGCAGTAATATcctgttgctgttgctgttgctgctgctgttcTCCGGCCAAGGCTGCTTCATCCACCGAAGACGGTctatttgattttgaagcaaatatttttctatCCATGCAATCCACCATATAATTAGGAGCAGTTTCACTATCAAGTTCCTTCAACTCACTCATATCTTTTACAATTTTTAGAGTCGGAATTCCTTTCACCATACCCAtattttttggaatatattTGTCCATGTTACTTGCCATAGTTTTACCTTCAGTTATTGTTGGAGAGGAAGCTGATCCATGTTCAAGCCATGGCGATGTATCTAATTCGAAATCGGCTATATTTAAACTTGGTTCATCGTATGCTAATTGCCAACCTCGTTGGTGGCAAAGTTTTGGTCTTATCAGTAAGATATCGATATCATGATACTGATAACCtattaatgaatcattACCTACTTTCCCTTCGGTCTTATCATCGTAAGCTTCATTAAATGTAACTTTAGAAGATTCAATAGCTTctaaagaattattattactttgATTTGACTGCCTCAACAGAGATTTTctctttaataaatattgtataatttcatttgaaaagatacCCGAATTGGATTGTAATAAGAATTTATCAGCTTGCAAATACCataattccaatattcTCTCTATTTCACCATAATCATATAAGGgattaaatgaaatataaCTCTTTAAAACAGTCTCAATCGAAGTGATAACATCAACGTCTAATGAATAACTTTCAAATGCACTCTTCCTcactttcaaataatccGTCAAGAAACTTGTATACGATAATACTCTTTTCTTAGAATTAATAAGTGCATCCTTTGGAGTGGAATTCAAATTAAACgtgaaaaataaatccatTTCTGCCAGCCTCTTATTATACATGGGATCATACTCGaccattttttttatgCCATCCTTCTTAACTTCaactttatttaaatttccTTTCCTTATCAGAACACTAGACGTTGCCTTTGGTAGTTCATTCCAatcatatttatatttggaGTCTATGTTTTCCTCCTCCTTGTTTTCAGACTTGGAAGATACAGATGTAGCGCTAGCATTCAAGGGCAATTTATCTCTCTCAGGATTTTTCAATCTATCCATAGCAGCACTAGCAGACATGGAAGAAATGGACGACCTAGGCGACGCGTTTAAGACACTACGTCCAAAACTATCCAGAGAAGCCATTAAACTCTCCGATGGTCTTGTATTACTACTTGTTGATGTTACGAAACTGGGGTCATTAGTATTGAAGTCGTTTGTCTTACTATCCTTTGAAGTTTTCATGGTGGTAGTAGTGGTAGGTGTTGTTGTCCTTGCTGGGGGCTCCTTTTTGGGTGCAGTGTAATCATCTATGTATTCATTTGGTCGTATGTATTTGGGATTACATTCAGGATCTGCCGCATTCACTTTTCCTATTGATGTGTCAGTCATGAGTATTTGGACGTTGTGTTCGATAGGGGTATTTCACGCGAGGCAAGTGGTAAGCAACAACGAGTCTTGGCGGTGTTTAATCGATGATTATGGCACCTTCTCTGCTAAACCTAAAGAGAGGTGAGTATGTACTTGTTAAAGGGGACAAATGCCTAGCTGCCTGTTCAAAAGATGCAGTGGATGGTACTCCTTTAAGCCAATTGATAGATCGACTGATTGTTCAGATGTCAAATAGAGGAAATCATTCattctttatttcttcttcagtttcGGAGCCCTGATTTCCGTGTAACCCTAAACATAAAAGCCCTAACTTTGGGT
The sequence above is a segment of the Naumovozyma castellii chromosome 8, complete genome genome. Coding sequences within it:
- the MCX1 gene encoding Mcx1p (ancestral locus Anc_6.124) codes for the protein MLAKYSLRGVVRSYSSIGAAASQKLAQTRSAKVPSPKTLKNFLDEYIIGQDTGKKVLSVAVYNHYLRINDKQRKLELVRQKEIIEEGLKKERQLKEEQQAELDKFDADIIDDSEPVFNGTSEAQAGLKNLRRQFNQNDSSLLSEEVNDDDLELSKSNVLVVGPSGSGKTLLATTLARVLDVPISITDCTQLTQAGYIGEDVEVCIERLLVSADYDVAKAEKGIIVLDEIDKLAKPAASIGTKDVSGEGVQQSLLKIIEGHKVEITVKRPVKEDSDDKNNKSTTKKDETFVVDTSNILFMIMGAFVGLDKHIVKRINKLKNIEPESEKDDQQNIRFSNTIEEVELDNGKKVPALNLTTPTDLVSFGLIPELIGRVPIVTALQPLQREDLFHILKEPKNALVDQYEYIFKQFGVRLCITEKALKKVAQFALKEGTGARGLRGIMERILLNVNYECPESGISYVLINEKTVDSLQQTEYSLATHVEAKYYSRGQRDELIRDVYEEDKTLGAVLDKQFGRTPALRKAEYSK
- the NCAS0H01390 gene encoding uncharacterized protein (ancestral locus Anc_6.123), with product MTDTSIGKVNAADPECNPKYIRPNEYIDDYTAPKKEPPARTTTPTTTTTMKTSKDSKTNDFNTNDPSFVTSTSSNTRPSESLMASLDSFGRSVLNASPRSSISSMSASAAMDRLKNPERDKLPLNASATSVSSKSENKEEENIDSKYKYDWNELPKATSSVLIRKGNLNKVEVKKDGIKKMVEYDPMYNKRLAEMDLFFTFNLNSTPKDALINSKKRVLSYTSFLTDYLKVRKSAFESYSLDVDVITSIETVLKSYISFNPLYDYGEIERILELWYLQADKFLLQSNSGIFSNEIIQYLLKRKSLLRQSNQSNNNSLEAIESSKVTFNEAYDDKTEGKVGNDSLIGYQYHDIDILLIRPKLCHQRGWQLAYDEPSLNIADFELDTSPWLEHGSASSPTITEGKTMASNMDKYIPKNMGMVKGIPTLKIVKDMSELKELDSETAPNYMVDCMDRKIFASKSNRPSSVDEAALAGEQQQQQQQQQDITASKRNKKGRNKNTRKSGMLNFFKRKHSQLTLPASSVTPTSAGSIISEKTMSTGDQNENNQNIWLEDYFCKALSNYQRVILPTQYILPGDGKLLQVQTTESDDSSLSLSSRSKESSNFKSHEKNALLYGKEFLQIRLPFKTDSIPTISCPGIWTNLTYNKWRALLREMYRCIIPGGYITAIVADIKVSNSYREQNDTDDDTLFETTLERDKSFDAMTLEAINKGLHIHPTKHMTKSFKEVGFTGIKSTVLSLKTGDFKDDMGCLDEFVFLQNWDYTLRRQLPDGANPPKGLDPTTLFDRYVKEHWGKIDDNAGCFRTLYIVAQKPKRQAYK